Proteins from one Fragaria vesca subsp. vesca linkage group LG6, FraVesHawaii_1.0, whole genome shotgun sequence genomic window:
- the LOC101313229 gene encoding cytochrome P450 71A24-like, which yields MLNLLQMLVSKSSSLLQQLPVQLKLLAVFLVLLYKWYSFRISSVPPSPRKLPVMGNLHQISIYPHRSLEALAQIHSPLMLLHFGSKPVLIVSSAEAASQILKTHDLSFSDRPKTAFFKKLLYNFKDVAMAPYGEYWRRMKSICVLNLLSSSRVRSFRYVREEETESMINIIKQSCTLSSSASSTSSVLNLTELFLKLTNDVICRVALGRKYSDRGEGRGRTFMELSGEFMELLARINIGDYIPWLAWYTRLNGLDAKLDSLAKRFDEFLDMVVQEHIDSSKGSEGDEDAGQKDLVDILLSVQKEDTVGIPIDRVSIKAIILDMFVGGTNTTFTILEWAMSELLKHPSIMEKLKNEVRRIVGDKKGMITEEDLVEMNYLKAVIKETLRLHPPVPLLMPRIATKNAKINGYNIMSGTLVLVNAWQIGRDPKSYNEPEEFIPERFLNNVIDYKGNDGFQFIPFGAGRRSCPGIQFAMAVQEIALANLVHNFDWILPDGARGEDLDMTENPSLNRNYPLQALAIQYSC from the exons ATGTTAAATCTCCTGCAAATGCTCGTTTCAAAGTCCTCAAGCTTGTTGCAGCAACTTCCTGTGCAGCTCAAACTTCTGGCCGTTTTCCTCGTCCTCTTATACAAATGGTACTCTTTCAGAATCTCATCCGTACCACCTTCTCCACGAAAGCTGCCTGTGATGGGAAACCTCCATCAAATAAGCATATACCCTCATCGTTCACTTGAAGCCCTAGCTCAAATCCACAGTCCTCTCATGCTGCTCCATTTCGGAAGCAAGCCGGTCCTTATTGTCTCATCGGCCGAGGCTGCTAGCCAGATCTTGAAAACTCATGATCTCTCATTCTCTGACAGACCCAAGACCGCCTTCTTCAAGAAGCTTCTCTACAATTTCAAGGACGTTGCGATGGCACCGTACGGTGAGTACTGGAGGCGGATGAAAAGTATATGTGTCCTGAATCTCTTGAGCAGCTCTAGGGTTCGCTCTTTTCGTTATGTGAGAGAAGAAGAAACGGAGTCTATGATCAACATCATCAAGCAGTCTTGTACTCTATCCTCATCAGCCTCGTCGACATCCTCTGTTTTGAATCTAACCGAGTTGTTTCTGAAGCTTACTAATGATGTCATCTGTAGAGTAGCTCTGGGAAGGAAGTACAGTGATCGCGGGGAAGGTCGAGGGAGGACGTTTATGGAGCTTTCCGGAGAATTCATGGAGTTATTGGCGCGAATCAATATCGGTGACTATATTCCATGGCTTGCTTGGTATACACGTCTTAATGGCTTGGATGCTAAATTAGACAGTCTGGCTAAACGGTTCGATGAATTTCTGGATATGGTTGTTCAAGAGCATATTGATAGTTCAAAGGGGTCTGAAGGAGATGAGGATGCAGGCCAAAAGGATTTAGTGGACATTTTGCTTTCGGTTCAAAAAGAAGACACTGTTGGTATTCCCATCGATAGAGTGAGCATAAAGGCTATCATCTTG GATATGTTCGTGGGTGGCACCAATACTACATTTACAATTTTAGAATGGGCGATGTCCGAGCTTCTCAAGCATCCAAGCATTATGGAGAAATTGAAAAATGAGGTAAGGAGAATAGTCGGAGACAAAAAAGGCATGATAACCGAGGAGGATTTGGTCGAAATGAACTATTTGAAGGCAGTGATCAAAGAGACTCTTCGCTTGCATCCTCCAGTTCCATTACTAATGCCCAGGATTGCTACCAAAAATGCAAAGATAAATGGTTACAACATTATGTCCGGCACACTAGTTCTTGTTAATGCATGGCAGATTGGAAGGGATCCAAAGTCATACAACGAACCTGAAGAGTTTATACCAGAAAGATTTTTAAACAACGTCATAGATTATAAAGGGAACGATGGTTTTCAGTTTATTCCATTTGGGGCTGGTAGAAGGAGTTGTCCAGGAATTCAGTTTGCCATGGCTGTTCAAGAGATTGCTTTAGCGAATTTGGTTCACAATTTTGATTGGATTTTGCCTGATGGTGCAAGAGGGGAGGATTTAGACATGACTGAAAATCCTAGTTTAAATAGAAATTATCCTCTTCAGGCCTTGGCTATACAATATTCTTGCTAA
- the LOC101307413 gene encoding cytochrome P450 716B1-like, with amino-acid sequence MLCAISKEEFLFLVKKHYDVLIVALLFSIGVAFFVSKLAWRKATASSRGYIPGRLGLPFIGETVPFLSAVKSTGGCYEFIRLRRIRYGKWFKTRVFGKIHVFVPSTDGARMILSNDFVKFNKGYMKALLDCIGDKSLFTVSHENHKRIRDLLSDLFSMNSLSSFIEKFDKMLCQRLKKLEQGGKSFSVFDFSMKMAFDSMCCMLMSITDEALLRQLEKDITAVSNAIFSAPIMIPGTKYYKGIKARRRIMEIFKDMIARRRSGEEWPEPEDFLQSLLRRDSYHPDEKLQDPEIMDNLMTLLISGQATTSATQMWSVKFLDENQQVQDILRKEVLSIARSKPEGASVTLEDINRMPYCWKVLKETMRISSVVMWYPRVALADCTIEGFEIKKGWHVNVDAKCIHNDPELYPDPSKFNPSRFDELLKPYSFIPFASGPRTCLGINMAKMTMMVFLYRLTSAYSWTVDDLDTSLQENAHFPRLRSGCPITLNPL; translated from the exons ATGTTGTGTGCCATATCAAAAGAAGAGTTCCTCTTCCTTGTTAAGAAGCATTATGATGTTCTCATAGTTGCGCTACTGTTTTCTATCGGAGTTGCATTTTTCGTATCCAAATTAGCATGGAGAAAGGCCACAGCAAGTTCCAGAGGTTACATCCCTGGCCGACTGGGGTTACCCTTTATAGGTGAAACCGTTCCTTTTTTGTCAGCAGTCAAGAGCACAGGAGGATGCTATGAGTTTATCAGACTACGGCGAATAAG GTACGGGAAGTGGTTCAAGACGAGAGTTTTTGGCAAGATCCATGTGTTTGTTCCAAGTACAGACGGTGCAAGAATGATTCTTTCTAATGATTTCGTCAAGTTCAACAAAGGGTATATGAAAGCATTGCTAGATTGTATAGGAGATAAAAGCTTGTTCACTGTATCACATGAGAACCATAAAAGGATAAGGGACTTGTTATCAGATCTTTTCTCCATGAACTCTTTATCTTCATTCATCGAGAAATTTGATAAAATGCTTTGTCAGAGACTAAAGAAATTAGAACAAGGTGGGAAAAGCTTTTCTGTGTTTGACTTCAGTATGAAG ATGGCATTTGATTCGATGTGCTGCATGCTAATGAGCATCACGGATGAGGCCTTGCTACGGCAACTTGAGAAAGACATCACTGCAGTGTCAAATGCAATCTTTTCTGCTCCTATCATGATTCCAGGCACTAAATATTACAAAGGCATCAAG GCTCGCAGACGTATAATGGAAATCTTCAAAGACATGATTGCAAGACGGCGAAGTGGGGAAGAGTGGCCAGAACCTGAAGATTTCCTACAGTCATTGTTACGAAGAGACTCATACCATCCCGATGAAAAGCTCCAAGACCCGGAAATCATGGACAACTTGATGACCCTTTTAATTTCAGGGCAGGCCACCACTTCAGCTACACAGATGTGGAGTGTCAAGTTTCTGGATGAAAACCAACAAGTCCAAGATATTCTCAGG AAGGAAGTTTTGTCAATAGCTAGATCCAAGCCCGAAGGAGCATCAGTCACCCTCGAAGATATTAATAGAATGCCCTACTGTTGGAAG GTTCTTAAAGAAACAATGAGGATATCAAGTGTGGTTATGTGGTATCCTCGCGTTGCACTCGCTGACTGTACTATAGAAG GTTTTGAAATAAAGAAAGGGTGGCATGTGAACGTTGATGCGAAATGCATACACAACGACCCAGAATTGTACCCAGACCCTTCCAAATTCAACCCTTCTAGATTTGAT GAACTGCTGAAACCTTACAGTTTCATACCATTTGCGTCAGGACCCAGGACATGCTTGGGAATCAATATGGCCAAGATGACAATGATGGTCTTTCTTTACCGTCTCACTTCTGCTTACAG CTGGACAGTCGATGATCTTGATACCAGTCTCCAAGAGAATGCACATTTTCCTAGACTGAGGAGTGGTTGTCCCATTACCTTGAATCCCTTATAA
- the LOC101303139 gene encoding acyl-coenzyme A oxidase 3, peroxisomal-like, whose amino-acid sequence MDRVTWRTQVLSNHLHRPAASSALTANPCLGYSPPELTEPFEFNTKEMRKLLDHHNLEERDWLFGLMRQSKLFNPKEAGDGRVFVSPDYNQSMEQQREMTMKRIEYLLDRGVFKGWLTEKGVEAELRKFALLEVSGIYDHSLSVKLGVHFFLWGGAILFFGTKRHHDKWLRDTENYAIKGCFAMTELGHGSNVRGIETVTTYDSKTGEFVINTPCESAQKYWIGGAANHATHTIVFSQLNISGTNQGVHAFIAQIRDENGNICPNIRIADCGHKIGLNGVDNGRIWFDNMRIPRENLLNSVADVTAEGQYLSAIKDPDQRFAAFLAPLTSGRVTIATSAIYSAKISLAIAIRYSLTRRAFSLTPNGPEVLLLDYPSHQHRLLPLLAKTYAMTFAANHLKTIYVGRTPESSKIIHVVSSAFKATLTWHNMRTLQECREACGGQGLKTENRIGNLKGEFDVQSTFEGDNNVLMQQVSKALLAEFITAQKKNQPFKALGLEHMNKPCPVIPPHLTSSTLQSIEFQMDAFCLRERDLLNRFALEVSQRQKQGESKEYSVLLSYQLAEDLGRAFSDRTILQTFIDVEATVPAGSLKNVLAMLRTMYALICLEEDVTFLRYGYLSTDNVTAVQKEVSSLCRELRPHALTLVSSFGIPDAFLSPIAFNWIESNSWSSVQHH is encoded by the exons ATGGATCGGGTGACGTGGCGTACCCAAGTCCTCTCGAACCACCTCCACCGCCCCGCCGCCTCTTCCGCTCTGACCGCCAACCCTTGCCTGGGGTATTCTCCGCCGGAGCTGACGGAGCCGTTCGAATTCAACACCAAGGAGATGCGGAAGCTGCTGGACCACCACAATCTGGAGGAGCGGGACTGGCTCTTCGGCCTGATGAGGCAGAGCAAGCTGTTCAATCCCAAAGAGGCCGGCGACGGCCGAGTGTTTGTGTCGCCGGACTATAACCAGAGCATGGAGCAGCAGAGAGAGATGACCATGAAGAGAATCGAGTACTTATTAGATCGCGGAGTTTTCAAAGGGTGGCTCACCGAGAAAGGGGTTGAGGCTGAGCTCAGGAAGTTTGCGCTGCTTGAGGTTTCCGGAATTTACGATCATTCGCTCTCTGTCAAGCTCGGTGTGCATTTCTTTCTATG GGGTGGTGCCATTCTGTTCTTTGGCACAAAGCGCCATCACGACAAGTGGCTGAGGGACACTGAGAATTATGCAATCAAGGGTTGCTTTGCAATGACTGAGTTAGGGCACGGGAGTAAT GTTCGAGGAATCGAAACAGTCACCACTTATGATTCAAAAACAGGAGAATTTGTCATTAATACTCCTTGTGAATCTGCTCAGAAGTATTGGATTGGAGGGGCAGCTAAT CATGCAACACACACTATAGTCTTTTCACAACTCAACATATCCGGGACCAATCAAGGCGTTCATGCATTTATAGCACAGATCAGGGATGAAAATGGGAACATCTGTCCAAACATCCGTATTGCTGATTGCGGCCATAAAATTGGTCTAAATGGTGTTGATAATGGTCGAATATG GTTTGACAACATGAGAATCCCCAGGGAAAATTTGTTGAATTCAGTAGCAGATGTTACCGCAGAAGGGCAGTATCTGAGTGCAATAAAAGACCCTGATCAG AGATTTGCTGCATTCTTGGCTCCATTGACATCTGGACGTGTAACTATAGCAACCAGTGCAATTTACTCAGCGAAG ATAAGTTTAGCGATTGCCATAAGGTATTCTTTGACAAGGCGGGCCTTTTCTCTTACACCAAACGGGCCGGAAGTCCTATTGCTTGATTACCCAAGTCATCAACATCGTCTCTTGCCTCTCCTTGCAAAGAC ATATGCTATGACTTTTGCTGCAAATCACCTAAAGACGATTTATGTTGGAAGGACTCCTGAGTCCAGCAAAATCATCCATGTTGTTTCAAGCGCATTCAAGGCTACACTTACTTGGCACAACATGCGAACTCTTCAG GAGTGCCGTGAAGCCTGTGGAGGGCAAGGCCTGAAGACTGAAAATCGCATTGGTAATCTGAAAGGTGAATTTGATGTCCAGTCTACTTTTGAGGGGGACAATAATGTTCTGATGCAGCAG GTTAGCAAGGCACTTCTCGCAGAGTTTATCACAGCTCAGAAGAAAAATCAACCATTTAAAGCTTTGGGTTTAGAACATATGAATAAACCTTGCCCTGTCATTCCACCTCACCTTACAAGTTCTACTCTCCAGAGTATCGAATTTCAG ATGGATGCATTTTGCTTAAGAGAGCGGGATCTACTGAATCGCTTTGCTCTGGAAGTGTCACAACGGCAAAAACAGGGAGAAAGCAAAGAGTACTCGGTCCTTCTG AGTTATCAGCTTGCCGAGGACTTGGGAAGAGCTTTCTCTGATCGAACAATACTGCAAACCTTCATCGATGTAGAGGCAACTGTACCTGCTGGTTCACTGAAG AATGTCTTAGCTATGTTGAGGACAATGTATGCATTGATTTGTTTGGAAGAGGACGTGACATTCCTCCGATATGGGTACTTATCAACAGATAATGTTACTGCGGTTCAGAAAGAAGTAAGCAGCCTCTGCAGGGAGCTACGACCCCATGCGCTTACCTTGGTCAGTTCTTTTGGCATCCCCGATGCTTTCCTAAGTCCTATAGCTTTTAACTGGATAGAGTCAAATTCATGGTCTTCAGTTCAGCATCACTAG